One segment of Solanum stenotomum isolate F172 chromosome 1, ASM1918654v1, whole genome shotgun sequence DNA contains the following:
- the LOC125875811 gene encoding replication factor C subunit 3-like isoform X3, which yields MLWVDKYHPKTLEKVIVHQDVAQNLRKLVSEGDCPHLLFYGPSGSGKKTLIMALLRQIFGPSADKVKVENKIWKVDAGSRTIDVELTTLSSTHHVELNPSDAGFQDRYVVQEIIKEMAKNRPIDTKGKKGFKVLVLNEVDKLSREAQHSLRRTMEKYSASCRLILCSNSSSKVTEAVRSRCLNVRINAPMEEEIVSVLEFIAKKEGLQFPQGFTARIVEKSNRNLRRAVLTFESCRVQQYPFTNNQTIPPMDWEQYVSEIASDIMKEQSPKRSIGCALDRRLYFILKHLWPNS from the exons ATGTTGTGGGTTGACAAGTACCACCCTAAAACATTAGAGAAAGTTATTGTACACCAGGATGTTGCTCAAAATCTTCGTAAACTG gtcTCAGAGGGAGATTGTCCTCATCTCCTCTTTTACGGCCCTTCCGGTTCAGGAAAGAAAACTCTCATTATGGCACTTCTTAGACAGATTTTTGGTCCAAGTGCTGACAAG GTTAAGGTTGAGAACAAGATTTGGAAAGTTGAT GCTGGTTCTCGGACAATTGATGTGGAGCTCACAACATTGTCAAGCACTCACCATGTGGAATTAAATCCAAGTGATGCCGGATTTCAGGACAGATACGTTGTTCAAGAGATAATCAAAGAAATGGCCAAGAATAGACCAATTGACACGAAAGGGAAAAAGGGGTTTAAAG TTTTAGTGCTAAATGAAGTTGACAAGCTCTCAAGAGAAGCACAACATTCTCTTCGAAGAACAATGGAGAAGTACAGTGCATCATGTCGCCTGATTCTTTGCTCCAACAGTTCTTCAAAGGTCACTGAAGCAGTTCGCTCACGATGCCTTAATGTGCGAATAAATGCACCAATGGAGGAAGAG ATTGTTAGTGTTTTGGAATTTATTGCCAAAAAGGAAGGACTTCAATTTCCACAGGGTTTTACCGCCCGCATTGTGGAAAAGTCAAATAGGAATCTGAGGAGGGCAGTTTTGACATTTGAGTCTTGCCGTGTTCAACA GTATCCCTTTACAAACAACCAAACTATACCTCCAATGGACTGGGAGCAATATGTTTCAGAAATTGCATCAGACATAATGAAAGAGCAGAGCCCTAAAAG GAGCATAGGATGCGCCTTGGACAGAAGGCTATATTTCATCTTGAAG
- the LOC125875811 gene encoding replication factor C subunit 3-like isoform X1: MLWVDKYHPKTLEKVIVHQDVAQNLRKLVSEGDCPHLLFYGPSGSGKKTLIMALLRQIFGPSADKVKVENKIWKVDAGSRTIDVELTTLSSTHHVELNPSDAGFQDRYVVQEIIKEMAKNRPIDTKGKKGFKVLVLNEVDKLSREAQHSLRRTMEKYSASCRLILCSNSSSKVTEAVRSRCLNVRINAPMEEEIVSVLEFIAKKEGLQFPQGFTARIVEKSNRNLRRAVLTFESCRVQQYPFTNNQTIPPMDWEQYVSEIASDIMKEQSPKRLFEVRGKLYELLTNCIPPEIILKRLLFELLKKLDSELKHEVSNWAAHYEHRMRLGQKAIFHLEAFVAKFMSIYKSFLISTFG; this comes from the exons ATGTTGTGGGTTGACAAGTACCACCCTAAAACATTAGAGAAAGTTATTGTACACCAGGATGTTGCTCAAAATCTTCGTAAACTG gtcTCAGAGGGAGATTGTCCTCATCTCCTCTTTTACGGCCCTTCCGGTTCAGGAAAGAAAACTCTCATTATGGCACTTCTTAGACAGATTTTTGGTCCAAGTGCTGACAAG GTTAAGGTTGAGAACAAGATTTGGAAAGTTGAT GCTGGTTCTCGGACAATTGATGTGGAGCTCACAACATTGTCAAGCACTCACCATGTGGAATTAAATCCAAGTGATGCCGGATTTCAGGACAGATACGTTGTTCAAGAGATAATCAAAGAAATGGCCAAGAATAGACCAATTGACACGAAAGGGAAAAAGGGGTTTAAAG TTTTAGTGCTAAATGAAGTTGACAAGCTCTCAAGAGAAGCACAACATTCTCTTCGAAGAACAATGGAGAAGTACAGTGCATCATGTCGCCTGATTCTTTGCTCCAACAGTTCTTCAAAGGTCACTGAAGCAGTTCGCTCACGATGCCTTAATGTGCGAATAAATGCACCAATGGAGGAAGAG ATTGTTAGTGTTTTGGAATTTATTGCCAAAAAGGAAGGACTTCAATTTCCACAGGGTTTTACCGCCCGCATTGTGGAAAAGTCAAATAGGAATCTGAGGAGGGCAGTTTTGACATTTGAGTCTTGCCGTGTTCAACA GTATCCCTTTACAAACAACCAAACTATACCTCCAATGGACTGGGAGCAATATGTTTCAGAAATTGCATCAGACATAATGAAAGAGCAGAGCCCTAAAAG GTTATTCGAGGTAAGAGGAAAGTTATATGAGCTACTAACTAATTGTATTCCCCCTGAAATTATTTTGAAG AGGCTACTTTTCGAACTATTAAAGAAATTGGATTCAGAGTTGAAGCATGAGGTGTCCAACTGGGCTGCTCATTAT GAGCATAGGATGCGCCTTGGACAGAAGGCTATATTTCATCTTGAAG
- the LOC125875811 gene encoding replication factor C subunit 3-like isoform X2 has protein sequence MLWVDKYHPKTLEKVIVHQDVAQNLRKLVSEGDCPHLLFYGPSGSGKKTLIMALLRQIFGPSADKVKVENKIWKVDAGSRTIDVELTTLSSTHHVELNPSDAGFQDRYVVQEIIKEMAKNRPIDTKGKKGFKVLVLNEVDKLSREAQHSLRRTMEKYSASCRLILCSNSSSKVTEAVRSRCLNVRINAPMEEEIVSVLEFIAKKEGLQFPQGFTARIVEKSNRNLRRAVLTFESCRVQQYPFTNNQTIPPMDWEQYVSEIASDIMKEQSPKRLFEVRGKLYELLTNCIPPEIILKRLLFELLKKLDSELKHEVSNWAAHYEHRMRLGQKAIFHLEAFVAKFMSIYKSFLISTFG, from the exons ATGTTGTGGGTTGACAAGTACCACCCTAAAACATTAGAGAAAGTTATTGTACACCAGGATGTTGCTCAAAATCTTCGTAAACTG gtcTCAGAGGGAGATTGTCCTCATCTCCTCTTTTACGGCCCTTCCGGTTCAGGAAAGAAAACTCTCATTATGGCACTTCTTAGACAGATTTTTGGTCCAAGTGCTGACAAG GTTAAGGTTGAGAACAAGATTTGGAAAGTTGAT GCTGGTTCTCGGACAATTGATGTGGAGCTCACAACATTGTCAAGCACTCACCATGTGGAATTAAATCCAAGTGATGCCGGATTTCAGGACAGATACGTTGTTCAAGAGATAATCAAAGAAATGGCCAAGAATAGACCAATTGACACGAAAGGGAAAAAGGGGTTTAAAG TTTTAGTGCTAAATGAAGTTGACAAGCTCTCAAGAGAAGCACAACATTCTCTTCGAAGAACAATGGAGAAGTACAGTGCATCATGTCGCCTGATTCTTTGCTCCAACAGTTCTTCAAAGGTCACTGAAGCAGTTCGCTCACGATGCCTTAATGTGCGAATAAATGCACCAATGGAGGAAGAG ATTGTTAGTGTTTTGGAATTTATTGCCAAAAAGGAAGGACTTCAATTTCCACAGGGTTTTACCGCCCGCATTGTGGAAAAGTCAAATAGGAATCTGAGGAGGGCAGTTTTGACATTTGAGTCTTGCCGTGTTCAACA GTATCCCTTTACAAACAACCAAACTATACCTCCAATGGACTGGGAGCAATATGTTTCAGAAATTGCATCAGACATAATGAAAGAGCAGAGCCCTAAAAG GTTATTTGAG GTAAGAGGAAAGTTATATGAGCTACTAACTAATTGTATTCCCCCTGAAATTATTTTGAAG AGGCTACTTTTCGAACTATTAAAGAAATTGGATTCAGAGTTGAAGCATGAGGTGTCCAACTGGGCTGCTCATTAT GAGCATAGGATGCGCCTTGGACAGAAGGCTATATTTCATCTTGAAG